One Methanofollis sp. genomic window, TGCGATGCGCCGGGGCGGCGCCGAGGTGATGGAGATCTTCCGGTCCCTCTCGGAGAACGCCGGGATATATGGAGAGAGCGCCCTGGAGTTCAGGCAGGTGGTGCGGGACACAGACTACTTCGGCTCAGACGTCTTCACCGCCATCAGGCACCTGGCCCGGACGACGCCCTCGGTGAAGATGAAGGAGTTCCTGGAGAACTTCCTCTCTGTCGTCGAGAGCGGGGGGAACCTCTCCGCCTACCTGGAGACGCAGGTGCGGATCTTCCAGGACGAGGCGAGGTTCGAGCAGAAACAGTTCATCGCCACCCTTGAGTTCGTCGGTGAGGCCTATGTGACCGTCTTTGTGGCCGGTCCCCTCTTCCTCGTCATCGTGATGGTGGTGATGGGGCTGGTCGGCGGGTCGGCGGTCACCCAGTTGTCCCTCATCACATACGTGCTCATCCCGATAGGTTCCCTGATCATGCTCCTCTTCGTCGACCTCATCTCGGTCAGGGAGGACGTGCCCGAACGCTACACCCGCGTGAAGGTGCTCGACCACTTTAAAGATATCGGGGTTGTCGGGGAAGAGGATGAAGAACCGCTGTTTGCGCAGATGGCACATTACGACCGGGTCCGGGGGTTCAGGGCCTTTCTGCGCGACCCCTTCCGTGCCTTTATCCTCGACGCCAGGCTGACCTTCCTCGTCTCCGTCCCTGCCGCACTGGTCTATCTCGGCGCCGTCCTCCTCTCCCTGCCGCCAGGCCTGCCGGTCGAGACAGCCATCGCCCTGGTGGACGACCATGTGGTCATCGCCATCATTGCCGTCCTTGTTCCCTATGCGGTCTTCTACGGCCTCTGGAACAGGAAGGTAAGGGGCATCGAGGCCGGGGTGCCGGAGTTTCTCTCCAGGATGGCAGGGATGAACCAGGTCGGGCTGACCCTCGCCCGGGCACTCGTCATCCTGGTGCGGACCAACCTCGGCGTCCTCTCGTACGAGATCGGGCGGATCAACCGGGACGTTGCCTGGGGCGCCAGCGTCTCCGATGCGCTCGTCCGTTTTGAGAGGCGGGTGCGGACCCCGGCCGTCTCCCGGTCTGTCACCCTCATCACGACAGCAACGCGGATGAGCGGGAACATCTCGGAGATCCTCACCATCGCGGCAAAAGACGCCCGGATGTCGTCGGTGCTCAGGGAGGAACGGTCCTCGGCGATGCTCCTCTACCTTGCGGTCATCTACCTTGCCTTCTTCGTCTTCATCTTCGTCGTCGTCGTCATCGCCTCCCAGTTCCTCCCTGTCCTCGGCGATGTGGCAGCCTCGGCGGGTGAGATGGAGGGGGTGCTGCCGGGGTTCGGCACCGCCGCCCTCCTCCCTTTCGAGCGCCTCCTCTACCATGTCTGCCTCGTTCAGGCAGTCTTCTCCGGTCTTGTCGCCGGGAAGATGGGCGAGGGCTCGGTGCGGGCCGGCGTGAAGCATGCCTCTGTGATGCTTGTCGTCGCGCTCGCCGCCTTCAACCTGCTGGTATGAGGTCGGCGTGTTGCCCGCGGCCCCTCCTGAAAAAACCAATATTTTTTATATTCGGGAAATGATCTCACCTGTATGTGCTCTATCGGCGGAGGCACGGATATCGAACTGGAGGAGCGGGTGAAGGGAAAGACCTACAAATGCAGGGAATGCGGAGAACACTTCAAAACGGTCGGAAAACACCCGGTCTGCCCCTGCTGCCAGTCGGAGGACGTCGAGCAGACATGATCCTCCACCCGGGTGAGGACGAGCTCGTCCTTATCAGGGCTCCCTCATCTTCTTTTCTCCTTGCAGGCCGTGCACGCGACCGCTTTGCCCTCGTCGTCGACACGGTGGACGACGAGTACTGCGAACCGGTCAGGCCCGGCGACCTCGTCTGCGTCTCGGCCCCAGAGGGGGGTTCGGTGCGTGCTGCGGCGATGCTTCTTCTCCTTGTCCGCGACCACCACTATCCGGTCGTCGCCCTTCCGAAGGGCCACCCCGGTGTGAAACGCATCCCCATGGTCGTCTCGGCCGCCCCGGAGATCACCCTCTCCTGCGGGATTGTGCGGGGCACCCACCCCGACCAGTGCCTCCTCTGTTCAGGGGCAGACCTTGCGGGTCTTGTCCTCCGGGGTGGGAAGGATTCTGTCACGCTTGAAGGCTTTTCTCCGGGGTGCACGATCTCCTATATATGTGTGAACCGTGCTCTGGTGGATGAATAACAACAAATATAAAGGTAATTTCCATCAAATATGTGTAGGCCGTGAGAGGAGGGTTGGATGAAGAGTGAGGTTTTAAAGAGCATCAAGCAGGCAGAAGAAGAGTATACGTCAATGGTCAGCACCGCTCGGCTTGAGCAGAAGCAGAAGCTTGCGGATGCGAGAGCGGAGGCCGAACACATCGTTGAGAAGGCCGCCGCCGATGCAGAGGCATACAAAAAATCGCGTCTCGCTGATGCCGGGACCACGGCCGCCAGAAAGCGTGCCGACATCCTGAAAAACGGTGAACAGCGGGCAGCGAAGCTCAAAGCGGACAGCCTTGCGAATCTTGATAAGGCGGTCGAGTTGCTCGTCTCGCGTTTCAAGGAGCAGCTGCATGTTTCAGCCTGAACGGATGAGTCGTATCCTGGTTGCAGGATCCAGAGACCAGATGGATACGATCATCCGGGAGCTGTACCACCAGAATGCTTTTCATATTGAAGATTTTGTCGAGAAGGAAGACGAGGCCTACGAGGGTTTCAAGATCGGCATGCCCCTTGCGGAAGCAAGCACGGCGTCTACCGAACTGATCAAGATCCGGTCTATGGAGAATATCTTCGGGATCAGTCCCGACGCTCTCCCGGCGACCAGAAAAGAAAAAACCCCCGCAATGAAGGCCGAAGTCGACCGGAAACTTGCCGCATTCGTCAGGGATGTCGAGGATCTCACTGCACAGCGGTCCAGACTTGAGGCACAGGTGAAGACTATCGAGGGGCGTGTTGCCGCACTCGAACCCTTCGCCGCTGTTCCTCTTGATATGGACCTTTATCACGGCTATGAAGGACTATCCGTCTTTGCAGGATACGTCGAGTCAGACGTCGAGATCCCGGTCCCCCACGAGAAACATTTCGTCCCTGCCGGCAAGGGCGGGCAAAACTTCATTGTCGTCTTTGTCCCTGCACCAGATGCGGACGCGGCTGACCGCGCCCTGCTCGAAGCAAAGTTCCAGTCGGTCCCCATTCCCGAAGGCGCAGGCCCTGTCAAGGACCTGATCTACGATGCCCGGGGAAAAACCGCCGGTCTCAACGAAGAGATCACGAAGATCGCCCGGAACTTTGAGGAAAAGAAGAAAGAATACGGTGAATTCCTCGTTGCATACGACGAATACTTCACGGCCGTCGTGGAGCAAGCGGAGGCCCCGCTGCGGTTTGCAACAACGGAAGACGCCTTTGTGGCAGAAGGCTGGGTGCCGTCGGAGCGGGTCGAGGCGATCAAAGCAGCACTCACCCATGCGACCGCCGGCAAGGTCTATGTCACCGAGCTCGAAACCGGCGACGACCCGCTGGCCGTCCCTGTCGAGTACGACAACCCAAAGTTTTCGCACCCGACCGAGCTCTTTATGGACATCTACGCGCGCCCGCGCTATGACGAGTTCGACCCGACGCTTCTCCTTTCGATCGTCTTCCCGATCTTTTTCGGTCTGATCCTGGGAGATGTCGGCTACGGTGTCGTGCTCCTTGCGATGTCCTATGGCCTGCGGCGTATCTTTACGTCCGATGGCTGGACCCGGTTGCTGGACATCCTGCGGAACGCATCGGCGGTGAGCATCATCTTCGGTGTGCTCTTCAGTGAGTTCTTCGGGACCTCTCTACCCTGGGAACCGATCATCTATTCCAGACACCTGAATATCGGCGGGCATGCGGTCCATCACCCGATGGTTGCCGAACTGCTGATAGTCTCGGTCTGGATCGGTCTGTTGCATATCTCCCTTGGGCGTCTTCTCCATGTGAGAAACCTCAGGCGTGCGATGCACCAGGACGCCCACGTCACGAAGGAGATCCTCGGCCAGTTCGGCTGGCTCTCCACGATGTGGGGTATCGTCATCACAATCTGGTCGATGTTCCCGATCCCGTTGATGTTCGACCTCACCGGTTTTGCACCGGTGGCAATGGGTCTGAACGCCGCGGGCATCTTCGGTGCCGTCCTTATCCTGCTCGGTATCGTCCTGATCGGTCAGGAGTCCCCCCTCGAACTGATGGAGCTCCCGACGATCATCAGTCACGTTCTCTCGTACACCCGTCTGGTTGCGGTCGGTCTCTCGTCGGTCGCGATCGCGATGGTTACAAATTTCATCGCGATCGACCTGATCATCGACCCGCAGCTCGAATCACTCACCATTGTGGGAGTGGTCATTGTCCTGATAGGTCTTGTCGTCCTGCTCCTTGGCCATACGCTCAATATCGCACTCGGCATTCTGGGCGGCGGCCTGCACTCTATCAGGTTGCACTATGTTGAGTTCTTCACCAAGTTCTACAATGGTGGAGGAAAGAAGTACAATCCTTTTGGCATGAAGAGAAAGTTTACGGAGGAATAAACTATGGCAGATCCAGTTGTTGCTGAAATGACTCTCGAAATGATTCAGGCATCGCAGATGGGACTTAAGGCAGTCGGCGCAGGCCTCGCTGTCGGCCTTGCCGGTGTAGGTACCGGTCTTGGTGAGATGGGCATCGGTGCCGCCGCCATGGGCGCGACCGCCGAGAACAAGGACATGTTCGGTCTTGCACTGCTCTTCACCGTTATCCCCGAGACTATCGTCATCTTCGGTCTTGTCGTTGCTCTGCTGCTGCTCTTCTAAACACGAAGTGAACACGGAGTGAATGATGGGACTGGAAGCTGTCGTTGGAGATATCAAGGAAAAAGGCCGGAAAGGGGCAGCGCAGATCCAGGCAGAGACTGATGCAGAGGTCAGGCGCATCCTGAGCGAAGCGCAGGAGCGTGCGGCGTCGATCAAGCAGCAGGCCGAGGAAGAAGTGGAGCGAGACGTCCAGCGTATCATTACCCAGGAAGTCTCGGCCGCAAACCTCTCGGTCAAGCGTGAAGTGCTCAACGCCGAGAAAGACACCCTCTCCAGAGTCCACGAGGCCACGATTGCCCGGATTGGCGATCTGCCTGCAGACTTCCATGCGCAGGCCCTCCGCGCCCTCCTTCCCCTGGCGGCTGAAGCCCTCGGGGGCGGCGTGGTGTACTGCAATGCCCGTGATATCCCAACCGTAAAAGAGGTCCTTGCCGAGAGCAAGGACCTGTCAGGCTTCTCGGTCGGCGAACCCGTCTCCATTGAAGGCGGGATCGTCGTCGAGAGCGCCGACGGCCGGATGAAGATCGATTATACGTACCGCACGTTCCTGGAGACGGTATGGGAGTCAGGGCTCAAGGATGCGTCTGATATCCTGTTCCCCTGAGGAGGATAGGGCATGGCTGACGTAGGGGGTCCTGCCCCATACATTTACGTCTCCACGCGCATGCGTGTGCGCAAGGCAAAGTTGATCCCGCGGGAAGAGTACCTGCGGATGCTCAACATGAGCCTGCCCGAGATCACCAGGTTCATCGGCGAGACCGAGTACAAGAAGGAGATCGACGAACTCGGTTCGTCCTTCTCCGGCATCAACCTCATTGAGGTCGGCCTCTCCTGGAACCTTGCAAAGGAGTATCAGGAGATCCTGAAGATCACCCCGTCCGGACTGATCCGGTTCGTGCAGAGTTACCTGCGCCGGTGGGATATCCAGAATGTCCTGACCATCCTCAGAGGAAAGGTTCAGGGCGTGAAGGCCGGGAAGATCAAGGAAGTCCTCATCCCCGCGGGTGAGCTTGATAAGAACGTCCTCGATCGGCTCCTTGTCGAAGACTCCCCCGAGAGGATCGTGGAGTCTCTCAAGGACCGGCGCCTGGGTTCTGTGCTCTCTGCCGGTCTTCACGAGGCTCTGGAGACAGGCTCTTTTGCGAAGCTCGAGAACGAGCTCTACAAGCAGTTCTATGTCCAGATGATCTCGGACGCGAAGGGCGGCATCAAGGGCGGCAACGTCTTCCTGAACTATATCCAGATGGAGATAGATCTCAGGAACCTGATGAACCTCTTCCGTTTCCGCGCCGCACATGCAGGCGAGGAGATCAGGGATCTGCTCGTCCCGGGCGGCAAGGCCTTCACGGTTGACGAACTGATGCGGATGAGCACGATCGAGAGCCTTGACGAATTCGTCGACGCCGCGAAGAAGAAGACGCGGGACCCCGAACTCGTCGCAGTCTTCGACGAACTCCAGCAGCAGCGTTCGATCCACGAGATCGAGGTCATGCTGACGAAGTTCGAGCTCAAGCAGATGGAAAGGCTCTCCAAGCTCTATGCCTTCTCGGTTCTTCCGATCCTTGCCTACCTTGAGATGAAGAAGTACGAGGTTGCAAACCTCCGTGCCATTGCCCGGGGGAAGGAGTACAACCTGCCGAATGAACGCATTCAGAGTTACCTGGTGATGTAAGAATGGAGATTGCAGTTATCGGAAGCAATGAGTTCGTCATCGGGTTCAGGCTTGCGGGCATTCAGAAGACAATCGCCGCGGAAAGCGACGATGCCCTGAAAAACGCCATCCACAACGTCCTTTCGGACGGGTCGGTGGGCATCCTGGTGCTGAGTGGCAGCGATATGAACAGGCTCCCCCTGCGCCTCCGGAGCCAGCTTGAGGAGTCCGTGAGGCCGACAGTGATAGCGGTCGGTGAGGAAGAGGGAGGCCTCTCCATGCGGGAGAGAATAAAGAGATCGGTCGGTGTTGATCTGTGGAAGTAAAAGCAGCGTCAAAGACAGGCACTTCGACAGGAGTGCTCAAGAGAATTTCAGGCCCGGTCGTCACGGCCGTCGGTCTCGACGCCCACATGTTCGATGTGGTCAAGGTCGGGAACGAGGAGCTGATGGGCGAGGTCATCAAGATCTCGGGTGAGAACGTCATCATCCAGGTCTATGAGGCCACCGACGGCATCCGGCCAGGCGAACCGGTGGTGAACACTGGCATGCCGCTCGCGGTCGAGCTCGGCCCTGGTCTGCTGAAGAGCATCTACGACGGCATTCAGAGGCCGCTCGAAGTGCTCATGGAAAAGATGGGCAGCTTCATTGAGCGCGGTGTGACCGCACCCGGCCTCGACAGAAGCACGAAGTGGGACTTTGTCCCGGTCGTGAAGGCCGGCGACCGCGTCGTGCCCGGTATGGTCATCGGCACGGTCCAGGAGACCACGTCGATCCTCCACAAGATCATGGTCCCGCCCAACATGAAGGGCGGCGTGGTCAAGAGCATCAAGGGCGGGTCTTTCACCGTCGAAGAGACGGTCTGTGTCCTTGAGGACGGCTCAGAGATCCAGCTGATGCAGAAGTGGCCGGTCCGTGTCCCGCGGCCGGTGACCGAGAAGATGAACCCGGACATCCCGCTCGTTACCGGGCAGAGGATTCTCGACGGGCTCTTCCCGATCGCCAAGGGCGGCACCGCCGCAATTCCGGGCCCCTTCGGCTCGGGAAAGACTGTCACCCAGCAGCAGCTTGCAAAGTGGTCTGACGCCCAGATCGTGGTCTACATCGGCTGCGGCGAGCGCGGCAACGAGATGACCGAGGTGCTGACCGAGTTCCCGGAGCTCGAGGACCCGAAGTCGGGCAGGCCGCTGATGGAGCGGACCATCCTGATCGCGAACACCTCGAACATGCCCGTGGCAGCCCGTGAAGCGTCCGTGTACACCGGTATCACCCTTGCCGAGTACTTCCGTGACCAGGGCTACGATGTCTCCCTGATGGCCGACTCCACCTCCCGGTGGGCAGAGGCAATGCGTGAGATCTCCTCCCGGCTCGAAGAGATGCCTGGTGAGGAAGGCTACCCTGCATACCTTGCAGCCCGCCTCTCTGAGTTCTACGAGCGTGCCGGCCGTGTGACGACCCTCAACAACCTTGAAGGCTCGGTCACGGTCATCGGTGCGGTTTCACCACCGGGCGGCGACTTCTCGGAGCCGGTCACCCAGAACACCCTCCGTATCGTGAAGGTCTTCTGGGCACTCGACGCCAAGCTCTCGCAGCGCCGTCACTTCCCCGCGATCAACTGGCTCAACTCGTACTCCCTGTACCTCGACGTCCTGAACGAGTGGTACGACAAGAACATCTCGCCAGAGTGGAACCCCCTCCGCAGATGGGCGATGAATGTCCTGCAGAAGGAGTCTGAACTCCAGGAGATCGTGCAGCTCGTCGGTTCCGACGCCCTCCCCGAGGAGGAGCAGATCACCATCGAGGTCGCCCGTATGCTCCGTGAGATCTTCCTGCAGCAGAACGCCTTCGACGCTGTCGACACCTACTGCTCCCTCGAAAAGCAGCTCGACATCCTCAAGGCGATCCGCGCCTATGCCGACCTCTCCTCCGCGGCCCACGCCGCCGGTGTGATGCCGTCCCAGATCCTCGGCATCAAGGCGAAGAACGACCTGCCGCAGATCAAGTTCGTCCAGGACTACAAGCCTGAACTCGAGCGGATCCTGAAGGCAATGAAGGACGAATTCTCCGGACTGAAGGCGGGAATGGCATGAAGGAATACAGAACGATCAAGCAGATTGCAGGCCCGCTGGTCTTCGTCGAGAAGACCGAGCCGGTCGGCTATAATGAGCTTGTGAACATCGTCCTCTCGGACGGCACCATCAAGCGCGGCCAGGTGCTCGACACCTCCGACGACCTCGTGGTCGTCCAGTGTTTCGAGACCACTGCGGGTATCGGCCGTGACTCCGGCGTCAGGTTCCTTGGCGAGACGATCAAGATGCCGGTCGCAAAGGAGATGCTCGGCCGTATCCTCTCCGGCGGCGGCAAGCCCATCGACGGCGGCCCTGAGATCGTGCCCGAGAAGAGGCTCGACATCACGGGCGCCGCGATCAACCCGTACGCCCGTGCGTCCCCGGCCGATTTCATCCAGACGGGTATCTCGACCATTGACGGCACGAACACTCTTGTGCGCGGCCAGAAGCTCCCGATCTTCTCGGGCGCAGGTCTCCCGCACAATGATGTTGCCCTGCAGATCGCCCGTCAGGCACGGGTGCCGGGCTCCACCGAGGAGTTCGCCGTCGTCTTCGCTGCGATGGGTATCACGAAGGAAGAGGCCAACCACTTCATGGCCGACTTCGAGAGGACCGGCGCCCTTGAGAGGGCCGTCGTCTTCCTGAACCTTGCAGACGACCCGGCCGTCGAGCGTATCATCACCCCGCGTCTTGCACTGACGACCGCGGAGTACCTGGCGTACGAACTCGGTTACCATGTGCTCGTCATTCTCACTGATATGACGAACTACTGCGAGGCCCTCCGTCAGATCGGTGCGGCCCGTGAAGAAGTGCCGGGCCGCCGCGGCTACCCGGGGTACATGTACACCGACCTTGCGTCGATCTACGAGCGTGCCGGCATTATCAAGGGCAAGAAGGGCTCTGTTACCCAGATCCCGATCCTCACGATGCCGGGCGACGATATCACCCACCCGATCCCCGACCTCACCGGGTACATTACCGAGGGTCAGATCGTGGTCTCCCGTGAGCTCCACCGCAAGGGTATCTACCCGCCGATCAACGTCCTCCCGTCCCTGTCCCGTCTGATGAACCTCGGTATCGGGAAGGGCCACACCCGGGAAGACCACAAGAAGGTCTCCGACCAGATGTACGCCGGTTATGCGGAAGGCAACGACCTCCGCGGCCTCGTGGCCATCGTCGGTAAGGAAGCCCTTTCCGAGCGTGACCGCGGCTTCCTGGAGTTCGCCGATCTCTTCGAGGGCAAGTTTGTCAGGCAGGGCCTTGACGAAAACCGGACGATCGAGGACACCCTTGATATCGGCTGGGAACTCCTTGCGACGCTGCCGGTCGAACAGCTGGTGCGGATCGACCGCGATCTGATCCAGAAGTTCCACCCGCTCTATCGCAAGGGTGCGAAAAAGGCAGAGGTGTAAGGTCCGATGGCGCTCAGAGATGTCAAGCCCACGAGGTCAGAGCTGATCAACATCAAGCGGAAGATCAAGCTCTCCGAGCGGGGCTATAACATCCTCAAGATGAAGCGCGACGGGCTGATCCTTGAGTTCTTCAAGGTGCTGAAAGAGGCGAAGGACACCCGGGGCGATCTGCTGCGCAAGTACCAGCACGCCCAGGAGATGATCGCCCTTGCAAACACGGTCGAAGGGACGATAGGGGTGAAGGCTGCGGCGTTCTCCGTTAAGGAGAACCCGGAGATCACCCTCAAGTCCAAGAACATCATGGGAGTCGTCGTCCCCCAGATCGAGGCATCGAAGGTGAGAAAGAGCCTTGTCGAGCGTGGCTACGGTGTGCTCGGGACCCGGTCGGTCATCGACGAGACTGCCGAGGCCTACGAGGAGCTTGTCGAGGCGATCCTCGAGAGCGCCGAGATCGAGACGACGATGAAGCGCCTGCTTGATGAGATCGACCACACCAAGAGGCGTGTAAACGCCCTTGAATTCAAGGTGATCCCTGAACTGAAGGCCGCCGCCGCCTTTATCAAGATGCGGCTCGACGAGATGGAGCGCGAAGAGCTCTTCCGTCTCAAGAAGATCAAGGCAAAGACCGCGGCGAAGGCTGCGGAATCGGCCTGATCCTTTTTTTTGTTCCTGCCCCGGTGACATGCGTCCCTGAAGGCGCGGTCTGTGCTTTTCTTTGCTGACGAATGGGTTCGTGCCGATACGGACGAAAACCAATATCATTTTATCCGCCCAACAGATACGGGGACATAATAATCCCTATGGTGGCAGGTTATCTCATGACAATAGGAACCCTCTCTGAACTCGATCCCTCTGGAAAGACGGTCCTTCTCCGCCTGGACCTGAACTCTCCCATCGACCCGGCTTCGAACCAGATCCTGGACGACAAACGGTTCCGTGAGCACCTGCCCACGATCCGGCATCTGGAGGACTCCAGGGTCGTCATCCTCACCCACCAGAGCAGGCCGGGCAAGAAGGACTTCACGACCCTTCAGGTCCATGCGGAGAAGCTCGGGCACATGCTTGGCCGGCCTGTCGGGTATGTCGACGATATCTTTGGACGAGCGGCGCGGGAGGCGGTCTCCTCCCTCCATGCCGGCGAGGTGCTGATGCTTGAGAATGTCAGGTTCAATGCCGAAGAGAACCTGACTCTGGCACCCGAGGCAGCGAAAGGTACTCATATCGTCCGTAGACTCGCTGCGATGGGCGATGTCTTCGTGAACGATGCCTTTGGCACTGCCCACCGTTCACAGCCGACCGTGGTCGGCCTGCCCATGCTGATGCGGTCGTCGGCCGGTCTCCTGATGGAGCGCGAGGTCTCGAACCTCTCCCGGGTCTTCACCGGGGCGCCGCGGCCGGTGACTTTTGTCCTCGGGGGGACGAAGGTGGACGACTCCATCGCCGTGGCAGAGAACGTGCTTGAGAATGGTATTGCCGACCGTGTCATTGTCATCGGCGTGGTGGCGAATGTCTTTTTGATCGCCGCCGGCTACGACATCGGGAAACCGTCCAAGGATCTTGTCGCCCAGTTGAAGTATACGGCCGAGATCGAGAGGGCGAAGACCATCCTCTCCCGTTTCGGCGACAGGATCCTCTTCCCCGACCAGGTCGCGGTGCGGGAGGCGAATGCCCGCGCCGAGTACCCGGTCGACCGTATCCCGGCCGACGCCCCGGTGATGGACATCGGTTCTGACGCCCTTCAGACTGTCTGCGATGCGATCCGGTCCTCGGGGACGGTCGTACTGAACGGCCCCGCGGGTGTCTTCGAGGACGCCGCCTTTGCCGTCGGCACGTTCGAGATCCTGAGGACTTCGTCGAAGGTGCCCTTCTCCGTCGTCGGCGGCGGGCACACGGCCGCGGTGATCGAGAAGATGGGGCTCGAGTCGGCCTTCACCCATATCTCCACCGGCGGCGGGGCATGCATCGAGTTCCTGACCGGCAAGAAACTCCCCGCGATCGATGCCCTGGAAAGGTCGCAGGGGATCTTCAAATAAAGGGGTGGAGATCACATCCATCTGTTTAATGTCACATTGCCATTATTTTTTATTTCAGTTACATTTTTCAGAGGATAGTATAACCCTATGATCATCCATGTTGGATACTGGGAATACATGCCCATAATAAAATAGAGATCATGTCTCCGAAGCATGTTTTCATAGTATTTTTGATACAATTTCTGCCACAAAATTTCTGTGCTCTGATATCTTGGGCCCCACCTTCTATATGATTCCATTAATTCCCAATCTTCACATTGAATGTCATGAGATTTTTTTGTTTCTTGGCATCCTTCGCACTTAAATTTGTATTTAAATATGTGGGGTATTTTTTCAAATATGGGGATCCTCGATCCGTCGAACATTTCTTGATAATTGTTGGATTTAGGGTAAATTTTCAGTTCATTATTATGATAGAATTCTAGAATCTCTTTTGGCTTGATCATTCCCAATGATGTTTTATCGTCGCGATATGCTTCGTATAATGATTCTATTGATTTGGAAATATGTTGTTGTATAATCTTATGCCGCTCTGTCCAATTTGCTTTTGGATCTGTTAAACTTGTATCTATG contains:
- a CDS encoding alpha/beta hydrolase, whose amino-acid sequence is MILHPGEDELVLIRAPSSSFLLAGRARDRFALVVDTVDDEYCEPVRPGDLVCVSAPEGGSVRAAAMLLLLVRDHHYPVVALPKGHPGVKRIPMVVSAAPEITLSCGIVRGTHPDQCLLCSGADLAGLVLRGGKDSVTLEGFSPGCTISYICVNRALVDE
- a CDS encoding ATPase, producing MADPVVAEMTLEMIQASQMGLKAVGAGLAVGLAGVGTGLGEMGIGAAAMGATAENKDMFGLALLFTVIPETIVIFGLVVALLLLF
- a CDS encoding type II secretion system F family protein, with translation MTPAPGIGRRVAGALIRRDPVKYGNIRQDLISARMGITVRAYVQRALLISLCAGLFCGIVAFILSGMAVLPVGEGIVNLLSIPLPDVGSGTLLWYLLRVLAFFVGVLIGGMLAYALLLRYPAVEKSNRATKINLSLHNAVSYIYAMRRGGAEVMEIFRSLSENAGIYGESALEFRQVVRDTDYFGSDVFTAIRHLARTTPSVKMKEFLENFLSVVESGGNLSAYLETQVRIFQDEARFEQKQFIATLEFVGEAYVTVFVAGPLFLVIVMVVMGLVGGSAVTQLSLITYVLIPIGSLIMLLFVDLISVREDVPERYTRVKVLDHFKDIGVVGEEDEEPLFAQMAHYDRVRGFRAFLRDPFRAFILDARLTFLVSVPAALVYLGAVLLSLPPGLPVETAIALVDDHVVIAIIAVLVPYAVFYGLWNRKVRGIEAGVPEFLSRMAGMNQVGLTLARALVILVRTNLGVLSYEIGRINRDVAWGASVSDALVRFERRVRTPAVSRSVTLITTATRMSGNISEILTIAAKDARMSSVLREERSSAMLLYLAVIYLAFFVFIFVVVVIASQFLPVLGDVAASAGEMEGVLPGFGTAALLPFERLLYHVCLVQAVFSGLVAGKMGEGSVRAGVKHASVMLVVALAAFNLLV
- a CDS encoding V-type ATP synthase subunit I, translating into MDTIIRELYHQNAFHIEDFVEKEDEAYEGFKIGMPLAEASTASTELIKIRSMENIFGISPDALPATRKEKTPAMKAEVDRKLAAFVRDVEDLTAQRSRLEAQVKTIEGRVAALEPFAAVPLDMDLYHGYEGLSVFAGYVESDVEIPVPHEKHFVPAGKGGQNFIVVFVPAPDADAADRALLEAKFQSVPIPEGAGPVKDLIYDARGKTAGLNEEITKIARNFEEKKKEYGEFLVAYDEYFTAVVEQAEAPLRFATTEDAFVAEGWVPSERVEAIKAALTHATAGKVYVTELETGDDPLAVPVEYDNPKFSHPTELFMDIYARPRYDEFDPTLLLSIVFPIFFGLILGDVGYGVVLLAMSYGLRRIFTSDGWTRLLDILRNASAVSIIFGVLFSEFFGTSLPWEPIIYSRHLNIGGHAVHHPMVAELLIVSVWIGLLHISLGRLLHVRNLRRAMHQDAHVTKEILGQFGWLSTMWGIVITIWSMFPIPLMFDLTGFAPVAMGLNAAGIFGAVLILLGIVLIGQESPLELMELPTIISHVLSYTRLVAVGLSSVAIAMVTNFIAIDLIIDPQLESLTIVGVVIVLIGLVVLLLGHTLNIALGILGGGLHSIRLHYVEFFTKFYNGGGKKYNPFGMKRKFTEE
- a CDS encoding V-type ATP synthase subunit E family protein, with product MGLEAVVGDIKEKGRKGAAQIQAETDAEVRRILSEAQERAASIKQQAEEEVERDVQRIITQEVSAANLSVKREVLNAEKDTLSRVHEATIARIGDLPADFHAQALRALLPLAAEALGGGVVYCNARDIPTVKEVLAESKDLSGFSVGEPVSIEGGIVVESADGRMKIDYTYRTFLETVWESGLKDASDILFP
- a CDS encoding V-type ATP synthase subunit F; protein product: MEIAVIGSNEFVIGFRLAGIQKTIAAESDDALKNAIHNVLSDGSVGILVLSGSDMNRLPLRLRSQLEESVRPTVIAVGEEEGGLSMRERIKRSVGVDLWK
- a CDS encoding ATPase, which translates into the protein MKSEVLKSIKQAEEEYTSMVSTARLEQKQKLADARAEAEHIVEKAAADAEAYKKSRLADAGTTAARKRADILKNGEQRAAKLKADSLANLDKAVELLVSRFKEQLHVSA
- a CDS encoding V-type ATP synthase subunit C; the encoded protein is MADVGGPAPYIYVSTRMRVRKAKLIPREEYLRMLNMSLPEITRFIGETEYKKEIDELGSSFSGINLIEVGLSWNLAKEYQEILKITPSGLIRFVQSYLRRWDIQNVLTILRGKVQGVKAGKIKEVLIPAGELDKNVLDRLLVEDSPERIVESLKDRRLGSVLSAGLHEALETGSFAKLENELYKQFYVQMISDAKGGIKGGNVFLNYIQMEIDLRNLMNLFRFRAAHAGEEIRDLLVPGGKAFTVDELMRMSTIESLDEFVDAAKKKTRDPELVAVFDELQQQRSIHEIEVMLTKFELKQMERLSKLYAFSVLPILAYLEMKKYEVANLRAIARGKEYNLPNERIQSYLVM
- a CDS encoding ATP synthase subunit A codes for the protein MEVKAASKTGTSTGVLKRISGPVVTAVGLDAHMFDVVKVGNEELMGEVIKISGENVIIQVYEATDGIRPGEPVVNTGMPLAVELGPGLLKSIYDGIQRPLEVLMEKMGSFIERGVTAPGLDRSTKWDFVPVVKAGDRVVPGMVIGTVQETTSILHKIMVPPNMKGGVVKSIKGGSFTVEETVCVLEDGSEIQLMQKWPVRVPRPVTEKMNPDIPLVTGQRILDGLFPIAKGGTAAIPGPFGSGKTVTQQQLAKWSDAQIVVYIGCGERGNEMTEVLTEFPELEDPKSGRPLMERTILIANTSNMPVAAREASVYTGITLAEYFRDQGYDVSLMADSTSRWAEAMREISSRLEEMPGEEGYPAYLAARLSEFYERAGRVTTLNNLEGSVTVIGAVSPPGGDFSEPVTQNTLRIVKVFWALDAKLSQRRHFPAINWLNSYSLYLDVLNEWYDKNISPEWNPLRRWAMNVLQKESELQEIVQLVGSDALPEEEQITIEVARMLREIFLQQNAFDAVDTYCSLEKQLDILKAIRAYADLSSAAHAAGVMPSQILGIKAKNDLPQIKFVQDYKPELERILKAMKDEFSGLKAGMA